ATAGCGGACGACCAAGTTCATCGAGCTATCACCAAAGCCCAATCCATCTACTTCCGGTGCTGGCTTCGATAAAACGCCCTCGACTTTTAACACGGCTTCGAGCAGAGTTTCGACGGCGTAGGGTAAAGGGGTATTGTAATCAACGCCAATTTCTAAATCAGTCCGGCGGTGGGGCATCGCCGTCAGCACTTGCACCGGACTGGTAAAGACGATTGCATTTGGCACGACGATGCGCTCTCCCTGATAGGTGATAATTTGGGTGGCGCGCAGGGAAATTTCTTCAATCGTTCCCTCGAAACCGTTTACTATCACTTGATCCCCCAACCGAAACGGTTCCTGCAACAGCAGCAGGACTCCCGCCAGAAAATTTTTAAAAATATCTTGAAAGGCGAAGCCAATCGCTACCGAGCTGAGTCCCAGCAAACCAATGATGTCGCCCAGCCGCAAGTCTGGGAAGGCAACAACACAGGCGAAGAGAATCCCTACCACCCAGGTTCCTACAAAACTGGTCTGCACGAGCAGCAGGCGCAGTGATGGGTTTTTCAGGGCACGCCTGCCAACGCCACGGACGAGCCGCCGAACTAGATTCGCTCCATACCGGGTTAAACAGAGGATCGCGATCCCCATCAAAATTCCTGGTAGTGCCTCAATAGTTTGACCCATCAGGTTTAATAAGCTCTGTTGGATTTCTTTAATCAAAGCAGCCATAGGCGAAAGGGATCATCTTAAACTTTTGCCAGAATATCAAATATCTCAAAACCGAGCGGTTTTTTCGCTTGGGTTTTGGCGTGAGCGATCGCTTTTTGGTTGGCTCTCTTCAGACGAGCAGTGTGTTCCACAACACCAGTAACTAGGAAGTCGCCTGCTCCTGCGCTCACCGCATCCCTTGACTTCCCCAAAGAAACACTTCTACAAATTTAGCTCCAGCAAAGCATTTGGCAGTTTTGTAACGGAATGTTAAGCAGAATTTATTAAAATTTATTGCGATTCGTTGATGCAGTTGCTAAGGTGTGCTTAAGAGTTGCTTCTGGTCAATGCCCGTATTTTAGGAGACGTGCCATCCATGCTCTACATCAAACTTGGCTGTACACCCATTCACTGATTGCAGGATTGCCTGAAACTTTATTTCTCTGACGGTACACCAACCTTGCTAGACGGCGGAGGAATTTCTTTGTTTCACGATTCAAAATGCATTTCTTCAATTTCATCTGGTTCCTAACTCGTGTTCCCCTTACGTACTGCCAGTCCAACTCTTATTTGACTGAAGTTTTCCGGAAAGACATTTCTCAGGTTTGTCTACAAAAATAGGGTTCCCTGCAAGAATTTTGAGAAATGTCTTGCTCCCAACAGTTCAGTTCAACTCATCTGTAATTACGAGTTACTGTTTTCCTCACTGCGAGCTTAGAAGATGCTACCTCTACTTCTTGCATCTTGAACTCGGCACTATCAGCGCGGTGAGACCTCAAATGGAGAAGGTTTAAGTTATGAATATTCAAGGAAAGACGGCTCTGATTACTGGAGCTTCCCGTGGAATTGGGCGAGCGATCGCGCTTGAACTCGCGCAACAAGGAGCCAAACGCCTGTTGCTGGTGGCACGCGATGCCGATCGTTTAGCGGAAGTCGCCGCCGAAGTTGAAGCACTTGGCGTAGAAGCCGCGATCCTGCCTTTGGATCTGGCTCAGATAGTAGAAGTGAATATTGCGATCGCCCAAGCTTGGCGAG
The nucleotide sequence above comes from Coleofasciculus sp. FACHB-T130. Encoded proteins:
- a CDS encoding mechanosensitive ion channel family protein, giving the protein MAALIKEIQQSLLNLMGQTIEALPGILMGIAILCLTRYGANLVRRLVRGVGRRALKNPSLRLLLVQTSFVGTWVVGILFACVVAFPDLRLGDIIGLLGLSSVAIGFAFQDIFKNFLAGVLLLLQEPFRLGDQVIVNGFEGTIEEISLRATQIITYQGERIVVPNAIVFTSPVQVLTAMPHRRTDLEIGVDYNTPLPYAVETLLEAVLKVEGVLSKPAPEVDGLGFGDSSMNLVVRYWTSPHKVDVRRTRTKVMIALKQACDRADINIPYPIRTLYNYNQQQFNDASPVADGAQKS